CTCTGCATTGGCAATCGCCGACTGCAGCAGCTTCTCCACCACCGGGGCGGATCGCTGGGGAAGATGCCGCAGAATGTTCAACGCCTCTTCCACGTTTTTCCCCCGAATGGTATCCACCACCAGCCGCACCTTGCGCGGTGCAATCCGGATATGTTTTGCAACGGCTTTCGCTTCCATTCTCTTTCCCTCAATCGACATTCAAGCAACGCGGTAACCGGTCGCTCCCTCTAACGGGATCCGGTCGATTTCTCGGACCGATGTCCCCGGTAGGTGCGGGTGGCGGAAAATTCGCCGAGCTTATGACCGACCATATTTTCCGAGACAAAAATCGGAATGAACTTCATTCCATTGTGTACGGCGAAGGTATGGCCGATCATGTCCGGCGTGATGGTCGAGCGCCGGGACCAGGTCTTGATAATCTCCCGGCTTCCGGAATCATTCATCTTCTGGACCTTCTTTTCCAGATGACCATCCACAAAAGGCCCTTTTTTTACGGAACGTGGCACGCAAACCTCCCCTTATACTTTTCGCTTTTTCACGATAAACCGATCCGTCCGACGGTTCTTCCGTGTCTTGTATCCCTTGGTCGGCATTCCCCAGGGCGTGACCGGATGACGGCCGCCGGAGGTCCGTCCTTCTCCGCCGCCATGCGGATGATCCACAGGATTCATCACCACCCCGCGAACCTTGGGACGGCGTCCCAGCCACCGCGAACGACCGGCCTTGCCGATGGAAAGATTTTCATGATCGGTATTGCCTAACTGTCCCACCGTGGCCATGCATTCCTGCAAAATCATTCGCACTTCACCGGAGGGCATCCGGATCTGCGCGTATTTCCCTTCCTTGGCCATGATCTGGGCATAGGTCCCGGCACTGCGGATCATCTGCCCTCCCTTCCCGACGCGAAGCTCAATGTTATGAATCAGGGTGCCGAGGGGAATATTCTTGAGAGGCAGGGCATTACCGGGTTTGATATCCGCCTCCGGGCCGGCAAGGACTTCGTCATTCACCTTCAAGCCCTGAGGAGCCAGGATGTACCGTTTTTCTCCGTCCGCAAACTGCAACAACGCGATCCGGGCACTTCGGTTCGGATCATACTCAATGGAGATCACTTTTGAAGGGATCCCGATCTTGTTTCGCTTGAAATCAATGATCCGGTATCGGCGCTTGTGTCCACCCCCGCGCCGCCGCTGCGTGATCCGTCCGTAAACATTCCGTCCGGCTTTCTTGCTTAAAGGACGCAAAAGCGGTTTATGGGGTTTTGAGGTCGTAATCTCCTCAAAATCCGAAACCGTCTGAAATCGCCGTCCCGGTGATGTCGGTTTATATCGTTTAATGCCCATCGATTACTCCCACAGGGTAGATCATAGCAACTCCGGTTGATCCTTTTCTCCCTCAGGACGAACGTAAGGCAGTCATGCGGGGAAAGAGAGACGACCGGGTCGTTACAAAAAATCAGCTTTCCAGATAGTCCACCTTCTGCCCTTCCTTGAGGGTCACAATCGCCTTTTTCCAGTCTTTCCGCTTGCCCATCTTCATTTTGAACCGGACGCGTTTCCCGTTCTGGTTCAGAACATTCACCTTCTCCACCTTCACCTTGAACACACGCTCCACGGCCCTTTTGATCTCGATCCGGTTCGCATCGGGCGCCACCTCAAAAAAGACCTTGTTTTCACTCTCATGCAGTTGCATGTTCTTTTCCGTGACCAGGGGCCGGATCAAGGTCTGATAATCATTCCGCCTCATGCCGAAAGTCCCTCCGATATTCTTTCCACCGCATCCCGGGTCATGACGAGATATTCCATATTCAGTACATCGTAGACATTCAGAAGTTCCAGGTCAATGACGGCGACTTCCGGGATGTTTCTACCGGAGAGGGCCAGGTTCTCCTGAAATTCTCCGGTCACGATCAGCGTCTTGCCGGAGACGTTCAGTGCCTTGAGAATCGCGATCAGGTCACGAGTCCTCGGAGTTTCCATCTCCAGACTCTCCACAATCACAAGTTTCCCTTCCTGTGCCCTGCCGGCCAGGGCGGACCGTAAGGCCAAACGCCGGACCTTCTTCGGGACCTTGATCTTGTATTTCCGGGGATGCGGACCAAAAACAACGCCGCCGCCCCGCCAGATCGGCGAACCCCGGTATCCGGCCCGGGCCCGACCGGTCCCTTTCTGTCGATAGGGCTTGTTGGCGGAATAGCCGACAT
This sequence is a window from Deltaproteobacteria bacterium. Protein-coding genes within it:
- the rplW gene encoding 50S ribosomal protein L23; this translates as MRRNDYQTLIRPLVTEKNMQLHESENKVFFEVAPDANRIEIKRAVERVFKVKVEKVNVLNQNGKRVRFKMKMGKRKDWKKAIVTLKEGQKVDYLES
- the rplB gene encoding 50S ribosomal protein L2, which codes for MGIKRYKPTSPGRRFQTVSDFEEITTSKPHKPLLRPLSKKAGRNVYGRITQRRRGGGHKRRYRIIDFKRNKIGIPSKVISIEYDPNRSARIALLQFADGEKRYILAPQGLKVNDEVLAGPEADIKPGNALPLKNIPLGTLIHNIELRVGKGGQMIRSAGTYAQIMAKEGKYAQIRMPSGEVRMILQECMATVGQLGNTDHENLSIGKAGRSRWLGRRPKVRGVVMNPVDHPHGGGEGRTSGGRHPVTPWGMPTKGYKTRKNRRTDRFIVKKRKV
- the rplV gene encoding 50S ribosomal protein L22; its protein translation is MEAKAVAKHIRIAPRKVRLVVDTIRGKNVEEALNILRHLPQRSAPVVEKLLQSAIANAEQKEVSDVERLHVKEIFVDAGPMLKRFMPRAMGRATPLRKRTSHITIVVSE
- the rplD gene encoding 50S ribosomal protein L4, yielding MKSMDVLDQTSKKVGEIELNEEVFGIVPHIGAMHQVVVSQLAKARAGTASTKTRSDVGYSANKPYRQKGTGRARAGYRGSPIWRGGGVVFGPHPRKYKIKVPKKVRRLALRSALAGRAQEGKLVIVESLEMETPRTRDLIAILKALNVSGKTLIVTGEFQENLALSGRNIPEVAVIDLELLNVYDVLNMEYLVMTRDAVERISEGLSA
- the rpsS gene encoding 30S ribosomal protein S19, whose protein sequence is MPRSVKKGPFVDGHLEKKVQKMNDSGSREIIKTWSRRSTITPDMIGHTFAVHNGMKFIPIFVSENMVGHKLGEFSATRTYRGHRSEKSTGSR